From the Rhodothalassiaceae bacterium genome, one window contains:
- the pdhB gene encoding pyruvate dehydrogenase complex E1 component subunit beta — MPITITMPALSPTMEKGTLARWLVKEGDEVRAGDVIAEIETDKATMEVEAVDEGRVGRLLVAEGTEDIPVGEPIAILLEEGEDESALDEAAAAPAPKAEAAPAEPASGAPARGEAAPRPEPAPRVEPAPRADEPDIPPGTPMRKMTVREALRDAMAEEMRRDERVFLMGEEVARYQGAYKVSQGLLDEFGERRVIDTPITEYGFAGLGVGAAFAGLRPIVEFMTFNFAMQAIDHIVNSAAKQRYMTGGGIEVPIVFRGPNGAAARVAAQHSQNYAAWYAQVPGLKVIAPYTAADAKGLLKAAIRDPNPVVFLENEILYGHSFPVPEVEDWVVPIGRARIAREGSDVTIVAYSIAMDAALKAAEALAAEGIEAEVIDLRTLRPLDMDTVIASVKKTNRCVIAEEGWPVCSIASEVSARLMEEAFDWLDAPVLRCTDADTPTPYAANLEKAWLVSADDVIRAARAVCYRR, encoded by the coding sequence ATGCCGATCACGATCACGATGCCGGCGCTTTCACCGACGATGGAGAAGGGCACGCTGGCGCGCTGGCTCGTGAAGGAGGGGGACGAGGTGCGCGCGGGCGACGTGATCGCGGAGATCGAAACCGACAAGGCGACGATGGAGGTGGAGGCGGTGGACGAGGGTCGGGTCGGCCGTCTTCTGGTGGCGGAGGGCACGGAGGACATTCCGGTCGGCGAGCCGATCGCGATCCTCCTGGAGGAGGGCGAGGACGAGAGCGCCCTCGATGAGGCCGCCGCGGCACCGGCCCCGAAGGCCGAGGCGGCGCCCGCGGAGCCGGCCAGTGGCGCGCCGGCGCGGGGCGAGGCCGCGCCGCGCCCGGAACCCGCTCCCCGCGTGGAGCCCGCCCCGCGTGCGGACGAGCCCGACATTCCGCCCGGCACGCCGATGCGCAAGATGACGGTGCGCGAGGCCTTGCGCGATGCGATGGCGGAAGAGATGCGCCGGGACGAGCGGGTGTTCCTGATGGGCGAGGAGGTCGCCCGCTACCAGGGCGCCTACAAGGTCAGCCAGGGCCTGCTCGACGAGTTCGGCGAGCGGCGCGTGATCGACACGCCGATCACGGAATACGGCTTTGCGGGACTCGGCGTGGGGGCCGCCTTCGCCGGTCTGCGCCCGATCGTCGAGTTCATGACCTTCAACTTCGCCATGCAGGCGATCGACCACATCGTCAATTCCGCCGCCAAGCAGCGCTACATGACCGGCGGCGGCATCGAGGTGCCGATCGTCTTCCGCGGACCGAACGGCGCCGCCGCGCGGGTCGCCGCCCAGCATTCCCAGAACTACGCCGCCTGGTATGCGCAGGTGCCCGGCCTCAAGGTGATCGCGCCCTATACGGCCGCCGATGCCAAGGGCCTTCTGAAGGCCGCGATCCGCGATCCCAATCCGGTGGTCTTCCTCGAAAACGAGATCCTCTACGGCCACAGCTTTCCGGTGCCCGAGGTGGAGGACTGGGTGGTGCCCATCGGCAGGGCCCGCATCGCGCGGGAGGGCTCGGATGTCACCATCGTCGCCTATTCGATCGCCATGGATGCGGCGCTCAAGGCCGCCGAGGCGCTGGCGGCGGAGGGGATCGAGGCGGAGGTCATCGATCTGCGCACGCTCAGACCTCTCGACATGGACACGGTGATCGCCTCGGTGAAGAAGACCAACCGCTGCGTCATCGCGGAAGAGGGCTGGCCCGTGTGCTCGATCGCCTCCGAGGTCTCGGCGCGGCTGATGGAGGAGGCCTTCGACTGGCTGGACGCCCCCGTCCTGCGCTGCACCGACGCGGATACGCCCACGCCATACGCCGCCAATCTCGAGAAGGCCTGGCTGGTCAGCGCTGACGACGTGATCCGCGCCGCCCGCGCGGTGTGCTACCGCCGGTGA